One Shewanella sp. MR-4 DNA window includes the following coding sequences:
- the rlmC gene encoding 23S rRNA (uracil(747)-C(5))-methyltransferase RlmC, with protein MSTLVQCGYFERGQCQSCRHIKLPMAQQLAAKTQELQQLLAPFVDNAEPQFLPPVVGDSSGFRNKAKMVALGAAHAPVLGIVSPSGEAVSLCDCLLYPADMQALLHRLERFVQQAGIPPYRVDKAKGELKFILLTRSQVRGEYMLRFVLRSRDAIARIERELPALMAEYPQIKVVSVNLQPVHMAILEGEEEIFLTENTRLEERFNDVPLFIRPKSFFQTNPQVAAKLYQTAREWVADFAPASLWDLFCGVGGFGLHCAAKDIPLTGIEIEAEAIACAKMSAQLMGLDKVQFMALDSTDFAKGDAAQTKPELIIVNPPRRGIGESLCHSLSEFAPKAILYSSCNPKTLAKDLGHIRGYRLTKVQLFDLFPHSDHFEVLALLVKD; from the coding sequence GTGAGTACATTAGTACAATGTGGGTATTTTGAACGAGGCCAATGCCAATCCTGTCGCCATATTAAGCTCCCTATGGCGCAGCAACTAGCGGCCAAAACCCAAGAATTGCAGCAATTGTTAGCGCCTTTTGTCGATAACGCCGAACCTCAGTTTTTACCTCCGGTTGTGGGTGACAGCAGCGGTTTTCGTAACAAGGCGAAAATGGTCGCCTTGGGCGCGGCCCATGCCCCTGTACTGGGGATTGTCAGCCCCAGCGGCGAGGCGGTGAGTCTGTGTGACTGTCTGTTGTATCCTGCTGATATGCAAGCCTTACTCCACCGTTTAGAGCGCTTTGTGCAGCAGGCGGGTATTCCGCCTTACCGTGTCGATAAGGCCAAGGGCGAGCTTAAATTTATCCTACTGACGCGCAGCCAAGTGCGCGGCGAGTATATGCTACGTTTCGTGCTGCGCTCGCGGGATGCCATTGCCCGTATCGAACGTGAATTACCGGCGCTGATGGCCGAATATCCGCAGATCAAAGTCGTCTCAGTCAATTTGCAACCTGTTCATATGGCTATCTTGGAAGGTGAGGAGGAGATTTTCCTGACCGAAAACACTCGCCTCGAAGAGCGCTTTAACGATGTGCCCTTGTTTATTCGCCCCAAGAGCTTTTTTCAAACCAACCCGCAGGTGGCGGCAAAGCTGTATCAAACCGCCCGTGAGTGGGTGGCCGACTTCGCACCAGCTTCCCTTTGGGACTTATTTTGTGGTGTGGGTGGCTTTGGTTTGCACTGTGCAGCTAAAGATATCCCATTGACAGGGATTGAAATTGAAGCCGAAGCCATTGCCTGCGCTAAGATGTCGGCGCAGTTGATGGGGCTGGATAAGGTGCAGTTTATGGCGCTCGACTCCACTGACTTTGCCAAGGGCGATGCGGCGCAAACTAAGCCCGAGTTGATTATTGTCAACCCGCCGCGCCGTGGGATCGGAGAGTCTCTGTGCCATTCCTTAAGTGAGTTTGCACCTAAGGCGATTTTGTATTCCAGCTGCAATCCTAAAACCTTAGCCAAAGATCTCGGCCATATTCGTGGCTATCGGTTAACTAAGGTGCAGTTGTTCGATCTCTTCCCCCACTCGGATCATTTCGAAGTATTAGCCTTATTAGTGAAAGACTAA
- a CDS encoding glycerol-3-phosphate dehydrogenase/oxidase → MSSYDIAIIGGGISGVGIAQYAAAAGYSTLLIEKGEIGGQTSANSSKLIHGGLRYLESGQVNLVRKSLQERRHLLDFAPSLVKPVPFYIPVYQDNQRNPWMIRAGLSLYALLSEFDPLGRFVSIPAVHWHRFNGLKLQGLKAVFQYWDAQTDDKLLTQSVARSAEALGAHVYAEAEFLQLNHLNEQIELSFRHRGEVQQIEAKLVINAAGPWVNEVIAKVTPPLAGAKIDWVQGAHLLLDLPAPDGILYLESCFDKRVIFVMPWYGQLLIGTTETELTSLDMLPQVTESEINYLLGIYRHYFPMSPSIDELKTKIVQTFCGVRVLPKQASSAFERPRETLMQTSISHPRLLSLYGGKLTTFRSTSAEVLEWIEQKLGKRTPIADVDSLRLS, encoded by the coding sequence ATGAGTTCATACGATATTGCGATTATCGGTGGTGGGATCAGCGGTGTCGGTATCGCCCAATACGCGGCAGCGGCGGGGTATTCGACCCTGCTTATCGAAAAAGGCGAGATAGGCGGCCAAACCTCAGCCAATTCCAGCAAGTTGATCCACGGTGGTTTGCGCTATCTTGAAAGCGGACAAGTGAACCTAGTGCGTAAATCCTTGCAGGAGCGGCGCCATCTGCTCGACTTCGCGCCCAGCTTAGTCAAGCCCGTGCCTTTTTATATTCCCGTTTATCAAGACAATCAGCGTAACCCCTGGATGATTCGAGCGGGCTTGAGTCTGTACGCGCTGTTAAGTGAATTTGATCCGCTTGGTCGTTTCGTGTCGATACCCGCTGTGCATTGGCATCGTTTTAATGGACTTAAACTCCAAGGTTTAAAGGCGGTATTTCAATATTGGGATGCACAAACCGACGATAAACTGCTTACCCAGTCGGTGGCGCGAAGTGCCGAGGCATTGGGTGCCCATGTGTATGCCGAGGCGGAGTTTTTACAGCTCAATCATCTGAATGAGCAGATTGAGCTGAGTTTTCGCCATCGCGGCGAAGTGCAACAGATTGAGGCTAAATTGGTGATAAATGCCGCCGGCCCTTGGGTCAATGAGGTGATTGCTAAGGTGACACCACCACTGGCTGGGGCAAAAATTGATTGGGTACAGGGCGCACATCTGCTGCTGGATTTACCGGCCCCCGACGGCATCTTATATTTAGAATCTTGCTTCGATAAGCGGGTGATTTTTGTGATGCCTTGGTATGGTCAACTGCTAATTGGCACCACAGAAACTGAGCTGACCTCTCTAGATATGCTACCCCAAGTGACTGAGTCTGAAATAAATTACCTTTTAGGTATTTATCGGCACTACTTTCCTATGTCACCTTCGATTGATGAACTCAAAACCAAGATAGTGCAGACGTTTTGTGGCGTGAGGGTATTACCTAAACAGGCGAGCTCCGCCTTTGAGCGCCCAAGGGAGACCCTAATGCAAACCTCGATTTCTCACCCGAGATTACTGAGTCTCTACGGCGGAAAACTCACGACCTTTAGGAGCACCTCGGCTGAAGTGCTTGAGTGGATTGAACAAAAACTCGGAAAACGTACACCCATCGCCGATGTAGATAGCCTGAGATTAAGTTAA
- the ohrR gene encoding hydroperoxide resistance transcriptional regulator OhrR: MPNSELSSLDKTSDTAENTQTDNALCLENQVCFSLYSAANAMVRAYRPMLDKLDLTYPQYLVMLVLWQEQGISVKTLGDKLFLDSGTLTPLLKRLESKGLVSRGRSEQDERVRVLSLTPAGQALKQEASEVPHLMRCKIGAEIEDLKALKAMCDKALKQLHASIE, encoded by the coding sequence ATGCCTAACTCAGAGTTATCATCCTTAGATAAAACGTCGGATACGGCGGAAAATACCCAAACAGACAATGCCTTATGTTTAGAGAATCAGGTTTGCTTCTCTCTTTACAGCGCCGCGAATGCCATGGTGCGCGCCTATCGTCCTATGCTCGATAAGTTGGATTTAACCTATCCCCAATATTTAGTCATGCTGGTGTTGTGGCAGGAGCAGGGGATCAGCGTGAAGACCCTAGGGGATAAATTGTTCCTTGATTCGGGTACCTTGACGCCTTTGTTAAAACGTCTAGAGTCGAAGGGATTGGTGAGTCGTGGACGCAGCGAACAGGATGAAAGGGTGCGCGTGCTGTCTTTGACGCCCGCAGGCCAGGCGCTAAAGCAGGAAGCGAGTGAGGTCCCACATCTGATGCGCTGTAAAATCGGTGCTGAGATAGAAGATCTTAAGGCGCTAAAAGCCATGTGTGACAAAGCCTTAAAGCAATTGCACGCCAGTATCGAATAG
- a CDS encoding MipA/OmpV family protein yields the protein MLQAKEIETVSAGDWQISLAAGYGALENPRAKVENINTWVLPTWYYYGENFYVENFTLGYSLYESESFIVDVQTRFNEDGFFYEFDGLNKLLLSDILGYTPVKQPINPKAVKFEEIERNLSYLGGLNATWVTPYLDVTLGYFHDITGVHQGNEIQLRLKHSQAFSWGALGFEVGAIRKSENLVSYYYKLTKEEEGPLHPKYNPSAAINYHARTVVNVPIFDNVNFVGILEYTWLGQEITDSVLIDKDGYVSGFVGISYDF from the coding sequence ATGCTGCAAGCTAAAGAAATTGAAACAGTTTCCGCTGGAGATTGGCAGATTTCCCTTGCCGCGGGTTATGGCGCACTCGAAAACCCAAGGGCGAAGGTGGAGAACATCAACACTTGGGTGCTACCCACTTGGTATTATTACGGTGAGAACTTTTATGTCGAAAACTTCACCTTAGGTTATAGCCTGTACGAATCGGAAAGTTTTATTGTCGACGTACAGACTCGCTTTAATGAGGACGGTTTTTTCTACGAATTCGATGGACTGAATAAACTATTACTGAGTGATATTTTAGGTTATACCCCAGTGAAACAGCCCATTAATCCAAAAGCCGTCAAATTTGAGGAAATTGAGCGTAATCTTTCCTACTTAGGTGGACTAAACGCCACTTGGGTGACCCCCTATCTCGATGTGACTTTAGGTTACTTCCACGATATTACCGGGGTACACCAAGGCAATGAAATTCAGCTCAGGCTAAAACACAGTCAGGCGTTTTCTTGGGGCGCGCTCGGCTTTGAAGTCGGGGCGATTCGAAAAAGTGAAAACCTCGTCAGTTACTACTACAAACTCACCAAGGAGGAAGAAGGACCACTGCATCCTAAATATAATCCCTCGGCCGCAATCAATTATCATGCCCGTACAGTCGTCAACGTCCCCATTTTCGACAACGTCAACTTTGTCGGGATCCTCGAGTATACTTGGTTAGGACAAGAGATCACTGACAGCGTACTGATAGATAAAGATGGCTATGTGTCTGGATTTGTAGGGATCAGTTATGACTTCTAA
- a CDS encoding DUF3019 domain-containing protein: MTSKSYHLNSLWLIYCTYCSLIIACLFSLSALADELKVTPNTCAVTLEKPDCHLDLLIEYQSDIPQSFCIWLATETVALTCFQDSLDFKYQVQLTLAKDALFELRDPQSNNIVTTALVKVAKFEPANPRRRRGLNWNLL, translated from the coding sequence ATGACTTCTAAATCCTATCACCTCAACTCACTCTGGCTTATTTACTGTACCTATTGCAGTTTAATTATTGCCTGTTTGTTTAGCTTATCGGCCCTCGCCGATGAGCTGAAAGTCACGCCGAATACCTGTGCTGTCACCCTCGAAAAGCCCGACTGTCATTTAGACTTACTCATTGAATATCAATCTGATATTCCACAGTCATTCTGCATTTGGCTCGCCACAGAAACCGTCGCGCTCACCTGTTTTCAAGACAGCCTCGATTTTAAGTACCAAGTACAACTGACCCTAGCAAAAGATGCGTTATTTGAGCTCAGGGATCCCCAAAGCAATAACATAGTGACCACAGCATTAGTCAAAGTCGCTAAGTTTGAACCCGCCAACCCCAGAAGACGTCGCGGACTGAACTGGAACTTATTATGA
- a CDS encoding organic hydroperoxide resistance protein: MKTLYETRATARAGRQGQVSTDDGLLDVALAYPKAMGGSGLATNPEQLFAAGYAACFSNAVLHVAKIGKVAITEAPVSAVVGIGANDAGGFALTVALEVNLGLPQAEAEALVRHAHQVCPYSNATRNNIDVKLSVNGAALN, translated from the coding sequence ATGAAAACATTATATGAAACTCGAGCTACCGCCAGAGCCGGTCGCCAAGGCCAAGTCAGTACCGATGATGGTTTACTCGATGTTGCGTTGGCCTATCCAAAGGCGATGGGCGGAAGTGGATTGGCAACCAACCCAGAGCAACTGTTTGCAGCAGGTTATGCGGCCTGTTTCTCTAATGCGGTTTTACATGTTGCCAAAATCGGCAAAGTGGCGATTACTGAAGCGCCAGTCAGCGCTGTGGTTGGCATTGGCGCCAATGATGCGGGTGGCTTCGCCTTAACCGTCGCCCTAGAGGTTAATCTTGGCCTTCCCCAAGCCGAGGCCGAAGCCTTAGTACGTCATGCCCATCAAGTGTGTCCTTATTCCAATGCCACACGTAATAATATCGATGTAAAACTGAGTGTTAATGGCGCGGCGTTAAACTAA
- a CDS encoding cytochrome c biosynthesis protein produces the protein MTKYLTKFALLCSLALAMLSTPSWAETPNNPDQTWHYVNAQGELKIKLYFFWSKTCPHCAEAHPFIDSLPQKYPWIELESHMVSAPGVQDIWQGIAAKTTTEARSVPYMASCEKAIVGYSSEAVTGEFLVNRLKNCYLSLGGQLSEADMPTTGTPAVAPTNSEPLFGTCGTDSGEGTCDATSLASTNQAEVQPVELPLVGVVTPESMSLPLLTLVLAGVDAFNPCAFFVLLFLLSIMVNAKSRSRMLLVGGIFVFFSGFIYFLFMTAWLNIFQLLGAGSDGGMIILAAGILALIAGTINVKDYFFTKGDVTLSMSAENRTSLIKRMGKLSNSSSLGALIVGSTVLAILANAYELLCTAGFPMIYTSVLSMHNLPDIERYMYLVLYNIVYVIPLAIIVIVFSATLGKRKLTEKEGQALKLMSGVMMFGMGVALVIDPTALQSVGLALGLILGSLGITAIIVLSRKLLTTKANKAV, from the coding sequence ATGACTAAATACTTAACCAAATTCGCTCTACTATGCTCCCTTGCATTGGCCATGCTGAGCACACCGAGTTGGGCCGAAACACCCAATAATCCGGACCAAACTTGGCACTATGTAAACGCCCAAGGGGAGCTGAAGATCAAGCTCTACTTCTTTTGGTCGAAAACCTGCCCACACTGCGCCGAGGCCCATCCCTTTATCGACTCGCTGCCGCAGAAATACCCTTGGATAGAACTCGAATCTCATATGGTTTCGGCTCCTGGCGTGCAGGACATTTGGCAAGGTATCGCGGCTAAGACCACTACCGAAGCCCGTTCTGTGCCCTATATGGCAAGCTGCGAGAAAGCCATTGTCGGTTATTCCAGCGAGGCGGTGACAGGTGAGTTTTTAGTGAATCGCTTGAAGAACTGTTACTTATCCCTTGGCGGTCAGCTAAGTGAAGCGGATATGCCAACCACAGGAACGCCTGCTGTTGCACCGACCAATAGTGAGCCGCTGTTTGGTACCTGTGGAACCGACTCTGGCGAAGGCACCTGTGATGCCACCAGCCTTGCAAGTACTAACCAAGCCGAAGTGCAACCCGTTGAGTTACCACTTGTAGGTGTAGTCACACCCGAGAGCATGTCACTTCCCCTGCTGACCTTAGTGCTGGCTGGCGTCGATGCCTTTAACCCCTGCGCCTTCTTCGTGCTGCTGTTTTTACTGTCGATTATGGTCAACGCTAAGAGCCGCAGCCGTATGCTGTTGGTCGGCGGCATCTTCGTGTTCTTCTCAGGCTTTATTTACTTCCTGTTTATGACGGCCTGGCTAAACATCTTCCAGCTGTTAGGCGCAGGCAGTGATGGCGGGATGATCATCCTAGCCGCGGGGATCTTAGCCTTGATCGCAGGTACAATAAACGTGAAGGATTACTTCTTCACAAAAGGCGACGTCACCTTGTCGATGTCGGCTGAAAACCGCACTAGCCTTATCAAACGCATGGGCAAACTGTCGAACTCCAGCAGCCTAGGCGCGCTGATTGTTGGCTCAACCGTACTAGCTATTTTAGCGAATGCCTACGAGCTGCTCTGCACTGCAGGCTTCCCTATGATTTACACCAGTGTGCTATCCATGCACAACCTACCGGACATTGAGCGCTATATGTACCTGGTTTTATACAATATTGTCTATGTGATCCCGCTGGCGATTATTGTGATTGTGTTTAGTGCGACCTTAGGTAAACGCAAACTGACCGAAAAAGAGGGTCAAGCACTCAAGCTGATGTCCGGTGTGATGATGTTTGGTATGGGTGTCGCGCTAGTGATAGATCCGACCGCGCTACAGAGTGTAGGGCTGGCACTGGGATTAATTCTAGGCTCATTAGGGATAACCGCCATCATAGTGCTCAGTCGTAAATTACTCACGACAAAAGCGAATAAAGCGGTATAA
- a CDS encoding response regulator transcription factor, which produces MTSAPMPEPLSQILLIEDDLPLAELVCTYLTQEGYKLIHLDNAEDALIRQDTDDFDLIICDVMLPGQDGFSIYPQLAASYPCPIIFLTALDNHADQIRGLNLGACDYLLKPVVPPLLLARIKANLRKQQSSSSRSKLKLHDLFLDPNLQQVNLGDEALSFTTKEFSLLWIFALHAGKVLSREFLFEQLVGREYDGLDRAIDLKISRLRKRLDELNVPGLAITTIHGKGYLFNYLPKKG; this is translated from the coding sequence ATGACAAGCGCGCCAATGCCTGAACCCCTATCGCAAATCCTATTGATTGAAGACGACCTCCCCCTTGCCGAACTGGTCTGCACCTATTTAACCCAAGAAGGCTATAAGCTTATCCATTTGGATAATGCTGAAGATGCGCTCATTCGTCAGGATACCGATGATTTTGACCTCATCATTTGCGATGTCATGCTCCCAGGGCAGGATGGTTTTAGTATCTACCCGCAGCTTGCGGCCAGTTATCCCTGTCCAATAATCTTCCTGACGGCGCTCGATAATCATGCCGACCAAATTCGCGGATTAAATCTAGGGGCCTGCGATTACTTACTCAAACCCGTTGTCCCTCCCCTGCTGTTGGCGCGGATTAAGGCCAACCTGCGCAAACAGCAATCCAGCAGCAGTCGCAGTAAGCTTAAGTTACACGACTTATTTTTAGACCCCAACCTACAGCAGGTTAATCTTGGGGATGAAGCCTTATCCTTCACCACCAAAGAATTTTCACTGCTGTGGATCTTCGCCCTCCATGCTGGCAAAGTGCTGTCGCGGGAGTTTTTATTCGAACAACTCGTCGGCCGCGAATATGACGGTTTAGACAGGGCTATAGACTTAAAAATCAGCCGACTACGTAAACGCTTAGATGAGCTGAATGTACCGGGGTTAGCCATTACGACTATTCACGGCAAAGGCTATTTATTCAATTACTTACCTAAAAAAGGTTAG
- a CDS encoding sensor histidine kinase: MKFQFYRLFIFLLLSCGLVIWSFGELAEHFAEDKYNYQIDVDDLLQNYDEQLPKIQRLPIGALSLPQNLEDSLQQGATIALRHSSDELYYYHLEQDKQHILMLGPVQTSMPKERNTSLILLGLYSSLCLVALWWIWPVFRDLNHLQQAAIEFGQSPRKRPNEVHKHSAIFPLAKAFNSVSHQIVDFVQMHKELSRTISHEVRTPLARMRFALEIIRPQIDSNYAQRLSEDIDDIEQLAANYLSFARLEHKEETLNKESQPVALFMEKLAHKYAIYQPKLNIAFHYEPQQAHFDPIAMTIAIQNLIQNAMRFAQHEIHVHFYREGNINRISVEDDGPGFEGKGKKLVVAFERDSQQSDTSGYGLGLYIVKKIATWHYGTLELSRSQALGGAEISIIWDDALTPKAETDAE; this comes from the coding sequence ATGAAATTTCAGTTCTACCGCTTGTTTATTTTTTTATTGTTGTCCTGCGGATTAGTGATCTGGAGCTTTGGTGAGCTCGCCGAGCATTTTGCCGAAGATAAGTACAATTACCAAATAGACGTCGACGACTTACTGCAAAACTACGATGAGCAGCTTCCAAAGATACAACGCCTCCCCATCGGCGCCCTCTCGCTGCCGCAAAACTTAGAGGACTCGCTACAACAGGGCGCGACTATCGCGCTACGCCACAGTAGTGATGAACTCTATTACTATCACTTAGAGCAAGACAAACAGCACATCTTGATGTTAGGCCCAGTGCAAACCTCTATGCCCAAAGAGCGTAATACAAGTTTGATTTTATTAGGGCTGTATTCATCTCTGTGCTTGGTTGCTCTATGGTGGATTTGGCCCGTATTTCGGGATCTTAACCATCTGCAACAGGCGGCTATCGAGTTTGGCCAATCCCCGCGCAAACGTCCCAACGAGGTCCATAAACACTCGGCCATTTTCCCGCTGGCCAAGGCGTTTAACAGCGTCAGCCACCAAATTGTCGACTTTGTACAAATGCATAAGGAACTATCCCGCACCATCTCCCATGAGGTTCGTACACCTTTAGCTCGGATGCGTTTTGCGTTGGAAATCATTCGGCCACAAATAGACAGCAATTATGCGCAGCGGTTAAGTGAAGATATTGATGATATTGAACAACTTGCGGCAAATTACCTATCCTTTGCCCGCCTAGAGCATAAGGAAGAAACCTTAAATAAAGAGTCACAACCCGTTGCCTTGTTTATGGAAAAACTGGCGCACAAATATGCTATCTATCAACCCAAGTTAAATATTGCATTTCACTATGAGCCGCAGCAGGCCCACTTCGATCCCATTGCCATGACGATTGCGATTCAAAACCTGATCCAAAATGCCATGCGTTTCGCCCAGCACGAGATCCATGTCCACTTCTATCGGGAGGGGAACATTAATCGTATCAGTGTCGAAGATGATGGTCCGGGATTTGAGGGCAAAGGCAAAAAGCTCGTAGTCGCCTTCGAACGAGACAGCCAACAGAGCGATACCAGCGGCTATGGGTTAGGACTGTATATCGTCAAAAAAATTGCCACTTGGCATTATGGCACGCTGGAGTTAAGTCGCTCGCAGGCCTTAGGCGGCGCCGAAATCAGCATTATCTGGGACGATGCCTTAACGCCTAAAGCCGAAACTGACGCCGAGTAA